ATGACCTGCACGCCGGGGTGGTCGATGCGGGCCTGCGCGATCTGGTCGACCGTGAACCGGCGGTGCACCGAGCAGAAGCCGTGCCAGAGAATGACCCGGGCGTCGCCCAGTTCGCCCGCCGTGCTGCCGCCGAGCGCCTTGCGCGGGTTCCACATCGGCATCTGCTCGAGCGGCACGCCCATCGCCTTCGCGGTGTTGCGGCCGAGGTGCTGGTCGGGGAAGAACAGGACCCGCTGCCCGCGCTCGAACGCCCACTCGAGCACCGTCTCGGCGTTGGAGGAGGTGCAGACGATACCGCCGTGGCGGCCGACGAAGCCCTTGAGCGCCGCCGACGAGTTCATGTACGTGACCGGGATGACGGGCACCTTGCCGTCGGCGTCGGTCGCGGACAGGTCACCGTAGACCTCGGCGAGCTGCTCCCAGCACTCCTCGACCGAGCTCTCGTCGGCCATGTCGGCCATCGAGCAGCCGGCGGCGAGGTTCGGGAGGATCACGGCCTGCTCGGGTGTCGAGAGCAGGTCGGCGGTCTCGGCCATGAAGTGCACGCCGCAGAACACGATGGCCTCAGCGTCCGGCCGCGTGAGCGCGGCGTTCGCGAGCTGGAACGAGTCGCCCACGAAGTCGGCGTGCTCGATGACCTCGTCGCGCTGGTAGAAGTGGCCGAGCACGACTGCGCGGTCGCCGAGGGTCGCCTTCGCGGCGCGGATGCGCGCGTGCAGCTCGTCGGCGGAAGCCGTGCGGTACGACTCGGGCAGGGCGCCCTGACGGGGCGAGCCCGTGGGGATGACGTCGCCCATCGACGACCCGGGCCCGTACGAGACGGGGCCCGAGTCGAACTCCCACGGTCCCTTCGCGAGTTCGGGCGAGCATGATGCGCCGGTGGTGGCACCCGCCGTGATGAGACGGATGGTGCGGTCGACGGATGCCGCCGCTCGCGTGTCGTCGGTCTGCAGGTCGTCGATGGAGATGGTCATGATGCCGGTCGCTCTCTCAGGGATTCGGTTCGCGCAGTCGGTTCGGGGGTCGCCGCGAGGGCGGTGGAGTCGTAGCGGTAGAGCTTCGGAGGCCGGTTCCTCGCGCCGGCCAGCCGCTCGCCGGTCTCGCGCAGTCGGCCGGAGGCGAGCATCGTGCGGCGGAAGTTCGCGGGATCGAGCGGGCGCTGCAGCACCGCCTCGACGACCTCGCGGAGCTCGGCGAGCGTGAAGGTCTCGCCGAGGAAGGCATGCGCGATCTGGGAGTACTCGACCTTGGTTCGCAGGCGCCAGAGGGCGTACTCGATGATGCGGTTGTGGTCGAACGCGAGCCCGGGCAGCGTGTCGGCCGGCACCCATCGCACGTTGGGCCCCGCCGTGGCGCGTGCGGCCTCGTCGCTCTGCACGAGTGCCCAGTAGACGACCGAGACGACACGGGCGCCGGGGGAGCGGTCGACCTCGCCGAAGGTGTAGAGCTGCTCGAGGTAGGTGGGAGCGAGGCCGGTCGTCAGGCGCAGGGTGCGGGCGGCGGCGGCCTCGAGTTCCTCGGCGGGCGGCAGCCAGCCGCCGGGCAGCGCCCAGAGTCCGAGCTGGGGCTCACGCGTTCGGCGCACGAGTGGGGTCCAGAGCACGGGGCGACCGCTGCGGTCGGGGCGCAGGGCGAAGATCACCGTGGAGACGGCGAGACGGGTCGGCACCTCGCCGATCGGCTTCGTCTGCTGCGGCATCCGACGCCTCCGTTCTTCTGGTCAGGATGACTCGAACTCGAACGATCGACAGCTTACAGTCAGAATGACCAGAACACGAACGCCGACCCTCTGAATCACAGTCGATGCCCAGCCGTCGCCGAAGCGCCCCGCTGCTAGGATCGGAGCACAATCTCATACCGGGCCATCGACGCGTCGCGGGAGAGCCGGCAAGCACTGAGCCGGCACCGAAGGAGCAAGCCTCCCCGCCAATCTCTCAGGTCACTACACCGCGATGACGAGGCCGCTCTGAAAAGTGGATTCCGCGATGGCTCGCGGCCTCCCGCCCACGGTGAAAGCGCGACCCCGCGTGAAACTCTCAGGCTCATGACAGAGGGGGAGTTCCCACACGGTGCCGCTTCCGCGACCGTGACAACGCCGGCGAGCGCCGGCACGTCTGGAGAACTCTCGTGACCAACGAACCCGGTACCACCAGCCTCGAGTCGTCGAGCACCGAACGGCTGAGCCCGCTCGATGCCGTGCACCGCGCAGCGGGCGCGAGCTTCACCGACTTCGCCGGCTGGCAGATGCCCGTGCGCTACTCCAGCGACCTCGCCGAGCACCACGCGGTGCGCACGGCGGCCGGCCTCTTCGACCTCTCGCACATGGGCGAGATCGTGCTCATCGGCCCGCAGGCCGCCGCCGCGCTCGACCACGCGCTCGCCGGCAGGCTCTCGGCCATCGAGATCGGCCAGGCCAAGTACTCCCTGCTGCTCGCCGAAGACGGCGGCATCATCGACGACCTCGTCGTCTACCGCACGGGCGACGACCGCTACATGGTCGTCGCGAACGCCTCGAACGCGGCCGTCGTCGCCGACGAGCTCCGCACCCGCGCGGCCGGCTTCGACACGATCGTCTCCGACGAGAGCGACGACGTCGCGCTCATCGCCCTGCAGGGCCCCGACGCCCGCGCGGTGCTGCTCGAGACGCCGGGCTTCGGCATCGACGGGCCCGGCAACGATGAAGAGGACTTCGACGCGAAGCTCGAAGCCCTCAAGTACTACCGCGCCTTCCCGGCGACGTTCGAGGGCGAGCCCGTGCTCGTCGCGCGCACCGGGTACACCGGCGAAGACGGGTTCGAGCTCTACCTCGCCCCCGAGCGCGCAGCACGTCTGTGGGAGGCGCTCGCCGAGACCGGCGGCCCCCGCGTGACGCCCTGCGGGCTCGCGAGCCGCGACACGCTGCGCCTCGAGGCGGGCATGCCGCTCTACGGCCACGAGCTGAGCCGCGACATCCTGCCCGTGCAGGCCGGCCTCGGCCGCGTCGTCGCCCTCGCCAAGCCCGACGCCTTCGTCGGTCGCGCCGCCATCGAGCGGGGCCCGGCAGCGGATGCCCCGGTGCTCGTCGGCCTCGCAGCCGAAGGCCGCCGCGCAGCTCGCGCCGACTACGAGATCTACGACGGCGAGGGCGCCGACGCGACCCGCATCGGCGTCGTCACGAGCGGGGCGCTCTCGCCGACGCTCGGCCACCCGATCGCCATGGCACTCGTGGCACCCGACGCCGCCGAGCCAGGCCGCGAGCTCTTCGTCGACGTGCGGGGCACGCGCGTCGCGGCATCCGTCGTCGCACTGCCGTTCTACAAACGCACCGCCACCGCCTGACCTCGAGTCGCCCGACTCCGCACGGAATCGGGCGCCTCGGCAACCAACCCACCGCAAGGAGCACCCCATGACCGACCAGACCGCACTGCACTACACCGAAGAGCACGAGTGGATCGCCATCGACGGCGACGTCGCGACGATCGGCATCACCGACTACGCCGCCGACAAGCTCGGCGACGTCGTGTTCGTCGAACTGCCCGCGGCCGGCACGACCGTGACCGAGGGCACCGTCGTCGGCGAGATCGAGTCGACGAAGTCGGTCGGCGAGCTGTTCGCCCCCGTCAGCGGCGAGGTCGTCGAGGCGAACCAGACCGTCGTCGACTCGCCCGAGCTCGTCAACAGCGACCCGTTCGGCGAGGGCAGGCTCATCAAGGTGAACGCCTCGAGCCTGCCGAAGTTCCTCACCCACGCCGAGTACCGCGCACTGGTCGGAGAGTAAGCACCCGCATGAGCACCCCCACCTCCTCAGCATTCGACCTCGACGCCTTCGGGCGCCGCCACATCGGCACCAGCCCGAGCGACCACGGGCTCATGCTCGCCGAGCTGGGCTACGACTCCCTCGACGCCCTCATGGCCGCCGCGGTGCCCACGTCGATCCGCATGGGGGAGGTGCTGAACTCGGCGATCCCCGCCGCCGCCACCGAGCGGGAGGCGCTCGCCGAGCTCGCGGCGCTCGCCGAGCAGAACACCGTGCGCACCTCGATGATCGGCCTCGGCTACTCCGGCACCGTCACGCCGTCGGTCATCCAGCGCAACGTGCTCGAGAACCCGAGCTGGTACACGGCGTACACGCCCTACCAGCCCGAGATCTCGCAGGGCCGGCTCGAGGCGCTCATCAACTTCCAGACGATGGTCACCGACCTCACGGGCCTCGACACGGCCAATGCGTCGATGCTCGACGAGGGCACCGCGGTCGTCGAGGGCATGCTGCTCGCCCGCCGCGCATCGAAGTCGACCTCGAACCGCTTCGTCGTCGACGCCGATGTGCTGCCGCAGACCCTCGCGCTGCTCGAGTCGCGTTCCGAGGCGGTCGGCATCGAGCTCGTCGTCGCCGACCTCGTCGAGGGCACGGATGTCGCCGCCTTCGGCGAGCACTTCGGTCTCTTCGTGCAGTACCCGGGTGCGTCGGGACGCGTGTGGAACCCGGCGTCCGTCATCGCCGCCTCGAAAGCGCAGGGCGCCCTCGCCGTCGCCGCCGCCGACCTGCTGGCGCTCGCGCTCATCACGAGCCCGGGCGAGCTCGGCGCCGACGTCGCCGTCGGCACCTCGCAGCGCTTCGGCGTGCCCATGGGCTTCGGCGGACCGCACGCCGGCTACATGGCCGTGCGCAAGGGCCTCGAGCGACAGCTGCCCGGCCGCCTCGTCGGCGTCTCCAAAGACGCGGTGGGCGCGCCCGCGTACCGCCTCACCCTGCAGGCCCGCGAGCAGCACATCCGCCGCGAGAAGGCGACCTCGAACATCTGCACCGCGCAGGTGCTGCTCGCCGTCATGGCGTCGATGTACGCGGTGTACCACGGGCCCCGCGGCATCCGTCACATCGCGGTCTCGACGGCCGCGAAGGCGACCGCGCTCGCCGAGGTGCTCACCGGCTACGGCCTCACCCTCGCGCACGACACGTACTTCGACACGATCCGGGTGCACGTGCCCGGGCTCGCCGGCAACATCGTCGAGCGCGCCCGCGCCCTCGGCGTGAACGTGTGGGAGGCCGATGAGGCCACCGTGCACGTCGCCGTCGACGAGACCACGACCGAAGCCGAGCTCTCGCTCGTCGCCCAGGCGTTCGGGCTGCCCGAGCGCACCGAGGTCGCGGTCGAGACCGCGACCCTGCCGGCCGTCGCGAGCGGCGAGCTGCGGCGCACGAGCGGCTACCTCGAGCACCCCGTCTTCAACACGCACCACTCCGAGACGCAGATGATGCGCTACCTGAAGACGCTCGCCGACCGCGACTACGCGCTCGACCGCGGCATGATCCCGCTCGGCTCGTGCACCATGAAGCTCAACGCCGCGACCGAGATGCAGTCGGTCACGTGGCCCGAGTTCGCGAACCTGCACCCCTTCGCGCCCGAGGCCGACGTCGTCGGCACCCTCGGCCTCATCGAACAGCTCGAGACCTGGCTCGCCGAGGTCACCGGGTACGACACGGTGTCGCTGCAGCCGAACGCGGGCAGCCAGGGCGAGCTCGCCGGCCTCCTCGCGATCCGCGGGTACCACCACGCCAACGGCGAGACCGAGCGCACGGTGTGCCTCATCCCGTCGAGCGCGCACGGCACCAACGCGGCATCCGCGGTGCTCGCCGGCATGCGCGTCGTGGTCGTGGCGACCGACGAGCTCGGCAACGTCGACCTCGACGACCTCCGCGCGAAGATCGCCGAGCACGCTGCGAACCTCGCTGCCCTCATGATCACCTACCCGTCGACGCACGGCGTCTACGAGCACGAGGTGAAGACCATCACGCAGGCCGTGCACGACGCCGGCGGCCAGGTGTACGTCGACGGCGCGAACCTCAACGCCCTGCTCGGCTTCGCCCGCTTCGGCGACTTCGGCGGCGACGTGTCGCACCTGAACCTGCACAAGACGTTCTGCATCCCGCACGGCGGCGGCGGCCCCGGCGTCGGCCCGGTCGCGGCCAAGGCGCACCTCGCGCCCTACCTGCCGGGTCACCCGATGGCCCAGCGCGCCGACCACTCGGGCGGCGTCACGCACGACGGCGGCCCCGTCTCGGCGGCTCCCTACGGCAGCCCGTCGATCCTGCCGATCTCGTGGGCCTACGTGCGCATGATGGGCTCCGAGGGCCTGAAGCAGGCGACCGCCTCGGCGGTGCTCGCCGCGAACTTCGTGGCCTCGCGCCTGCGCGAGCACTACCCCGTGCTCTACACCGGCGACAACGGACTCGTCGCGCACGAGTGCATCCTCGACCTCCGGCCCCTCACGGCGGCGACGGGCGTGACGGTCGACGACGTGGCCAAGCGCCTCGTCGACTACGGCTTCCACGCGCCGACGATGTCGTTCCCGGTCGCGGGCACGCTCATGATCGAGCCGACCGAGTCGGAGGACCTGGCCGAGCTCGAGCGCTTCGTCGAGGCGATGGTCGCGATCAAGGCAGAGGCCGACGCCGTCGCCGCGGGCGAGTGGCCCGCCGACGACAACCCGCTCGTGAACGCGCCGCACACCGCGGAGTCGGTCATCGCGGGGGAGTGGGCCCACGCCTACACCCGCGAGCAGGCCGTCTACCCGGTGCACTCGCTCGTGCGCGGCAAGTACTGGGTGCCGGTGCGCCGCATCGACCAGGCATTCGGCGACCGCAATCTCGTGTGCGCCTGCCCGCCGGTCGAGGCGTTCGCGTAGCGAGCGGACGGCTCAGGAGCCGCTGACCCCGGCACGGGGTCGGCGGCGGCTGACGGCATCGGAGGACTAGGCGGGGCGCGGCGCGGCGTGGCGACCGTGCTCCGTGTAGTCGCGCCGGCCGCGCGCCGGAGCCGGGCCGGGCGCGGCGACCGTGACGAGGGCGCTGCGCCGGGCGGCGACGCGCTCGTGCGCCGCGTCGATCTCGGCCTCGGTCGCGCGGAAGCGGCGGTCGGAGGCGCGGGCGGCGAGGTGGCCTGCGGCGAATGCTGCGGCGAGTGACATGGTTCCGTTCCGTCTCTGGTGTCCGGCAGCGGGGCCGGCGCCCTCGCATCGAGGGGTGCCTCCATGCTCGCGAGCGCCACGGATCGAGGGATCAGGGCGACCCCGAGCAGGGCCCCCGGGAGTACACTGAGGTTCTCTCGAAATTACCCGCGGGTTCTGTCGGAGGGCCCGGGTTCTCTCGAAGCAGAGGGGGCATGATGTCCGTCGATCTGATCACGGTGCTCACGACCGTCGGGTTCGTGGGGCTGCTCGTCGGCACTTCGGTGCTCGCGGGCCGCGGCCTCGGTCTCGAGCAGCGAGCGGGCCTCCTCCAGCGACGCGACCCGGCCACGGCCGAGGCGCTGCGCAGGGCCCAGTCGATCACCGACTTCGCGAGCGGCAGCGTCTTCGGCGACGAGGGCTTCTACTCGCCCGTCTGCTCGCCGTCTCGGCGCAGCGGGCTCGACCTGGCGCGTGTGCGCGGCACCGACTCCGACCTGCGGGTCGAGGCCGCCGAGGAGGCGCTGCCGCCGATGCCCGCGACGGTCGTCGCACTCGGACGCAGCGAGCACGTGCCGAGGGCGACCCGCACGCGGCATCCGGTTCGCGCGGATCAGCCTGTGCGAACCGCTCAGCCGGCAGAGACGGCGAAGAACTCCGGCCACCAGCCGACCGCGAGCGGATAGCCGACGAACGACACGACGTCGAGGATCCAGTGGGCGATGACGAGCGGCATCGTGCGCCCCCAGCGCTGGTAGCACCAGCCGAAGACGACGCCCATCGCGACATTGCCGAAGAACGGTCCGAAGCCCTGGTAGAGGTGGTAGGTGCCGCGCAGCACGGCGCTCGAGAGGATCGTCGCCCACGGTCCGACGCCGAGTTCCCTGAATCGGGTGAAGAGGTAGCCGACGACGATGACCTCCTCGGTCAGCGCCGCTTCGAGCGCCCGGAACACGAGGATCGGCACCGTCCACCACAGCCAGTCGGCCGGTGACGCCTCGACCGCGACGGTGATGCCTCCCGAGCGGCCGAGCGCGTAGAGCGCGAGCCCCGGCACGCCGATGGCGAGCACCAGCAGCACACCGGATGCCGCGTCGCGACCCGGTCTCGTCAGGTCGAGGCCGATGCAGCGGAACGGGTTCGTACCGGGAGCCCAGAGCAGGTAGAGCACGAGCGCGACGGCGAAGAGCCCGAAGAAGACGTCGAGGAACTGGTAGGTGAAATCGAGCCATTCACGGGGCGCACGAGAGGGGTTCAGTGCGACCGACTGCTCGCCGAGCGGGGTCTCGGCGGTGACCTTCGCGATGATCGAGACGATCGAGTAGACGGCGGATGCCCCGAGCGAGAGTCCGAGCACGATGACGACCTCGAGCCGCAGCCGCCGTGCAGAAGACATGCGGCAATCATCGCATGAGCGGCTCAGACGCAACATTCGTGCGGATTCGCGCCGGAATCCGCCGAGGTGTGTGTCGCTAGGTTGCGCGTCGGTAACGGTTTGCCCTTCTGGTTTGCTTACCGGAGGTGAGGTTCATAGTCTCGATCTACCAGCGCTCCAGCGCGGCCACGAGCCGTGTTGTCGTCGCATATCTCACAGGAGGAACATTGAAGATCAAGAGAATCGGCGTTGCAGCCATTGCTCTTGCTGCCGCCGGCGCATTGACGCTGTCAGGCTGCACGAGCGGCGGTGCTGACCCGTCGGCCCCTGCTGGCGATGCCACCGCGGTCATCACGACCAACGGCTCCGAGCCCCAGAACCCGCTGATCCCCACCAACACCAACGAGGTCGGTGGCGGCAAGATCCTCGACGCGATCTTCGCAGGTCTCGTCTACTACGACGCCAAGGGCGCTGCGCACAACGATGTCGCCGAGTCCATCGAGACCGACGACGCGCAGAACTACACGATCAAGCTCAAGGCCGACCAGAAGTTCACGAACGGCGAGCCCGTCACCGCGGCTTCGTTCGTCGACGCCTGGAACTACGGCGCTGACACTGCCAACGAGCAGCTGTCGCAGTACTTCTTCGAGTCCATCAAGGGCTTCAGCTACGAGGAGTCGGTTCCCGAGCTTCCCGGTCTCGTGGTCGTCGACGACACCACGTTCACCGTCGAGCTGAACCAGCCCGAGTCGGACTTCCCGCTGCGTCTCGGCTACTCGGCCTTCTACCCGCTGCCCGAGTCGGCCTTCGAGGACCTCGCCACGTTCGGTGAGAACCCGGTCGGCAACGGCGCGTACATGCTCGACGGCGAAGGCGCCTGGAAGCACAACGAGAAGATCGACCTCGTCGTGAACCCCGACTACGACGGCCCCCGCAAGGCGGTCAACGGTGGTCTCGACATCATCTTCTACGCCTCGCAGGACGCCGCGTACGCCGACCTCCAGGGCGGCAACCTCGACGTGCTCGACGCGATCCCCGACTCGGCTCTGGCCACCTTCCAGGACGAGTTCGGCGACCGCTCGGTCACGCAGGCCGCTGCGATCTTCCAGTCGTTCACGATCCCTGCGCGTCTCCCGCACTTCTCGGGTGAAGAGGGCAACCTCCGCCGCCAGGCGATCTCGATGGCGATCAACCGCGACGAGATCACCGACGTGATCTTCGCCGGCACCCGCACCCCGGCGCACGACTTCACGTCGCCGGTCATCGACGGCTACTCGGAAGAGATCCCCGGCTCCGAGGTGCTCGACTACAACCCCGAAGAGGCGAAGAAGCTGTGGGCCGAGGCCGACGCGATCGCTCCTTGGGACGGCACCTTCAAGATCGCCTACAACGCTGACGGTGGCCACCAGGCCTGGGTCGACGCTGTGGCGAACGGCCTGAAGAACGACCTGGGCATCGACGCCGCCGGCGACCCGTACCCCACGTTCGCTGAGGCGCGCACCAAGATCACCGACCGCACCATCCAGACGGCCTTCCGTTCGGGCTGGCAGGCGGACTACCCGGCGCTCTTCAACTTCCTCGGCCCGCTCTACGGAACCGGTGCCGGCTCGAACGATGGCGACTACTCGAACCCCGAGGTCGACACGCTCCTGAAGGAGGGCCTCTCCGAGACCGACATCGCTGCTGCGAACGAGAAGTTCCAGTCCGCGCAGGAGATCCTGTTCCAGGACCTCCCGGCCGTCCCGCTGTGGTACTCCACGGTGAACGGCGCTTGGAGCGAGGTCGTCAACGACGTCGAGTTCGGCTGGAACTCGGTGCCGCTGTACAACCAGATCACCAAGAGCGAGTAGTTCTCGATCAAGGACGACTCGGGGTTATACTCTGAGGCGCCCGTGGGGCGGCAGCCGAGCAGGCTGCCGCCCCACTCCCACGTATCCACGGTGTTCACCTGATCGGCGTAGCATCGTGGAGTCGAACTCGCAAACGGTGAGGTTTCTTTCAACATGTCCACATTCGCAGAACGCAGGGCCTGATCCATGGCCGGCTATATCCTGCGCCGACTGCTGCAGGCGATCCCTGTCCTGCTCGGCACCACGTTCCTGATCTATTTCATGGTCTTCGCCATGCCCGGCG
The sequence above is a segment of the Agromyces hippuratus genome. Coding sequences within it:
- the nadA gene encoding quinolinate synthase NadA → MTISIDDLQTDDTRAAASVDRTIRLITAGATTGASCSPELAKGPWEFDSGPVSYGPGSSMGDVIPTGSPRQGALPESYRTASADELHARIRAAKATLGDRAVVLGHFYQRDEVIEHADFVGDSFQLANAALTRPDAEAIVFCGVHFMAETADLLSTPEQAVILPNLAAGCSMADMADESSVEECWEQLAEVYGDLSATDADGKVPVIPVTYMNSSAALKGFVGRHGGIVCTSSNAETVLEWAFERGQRVLFFPDQHLGRNTAKAMGVPLEQMPMWNPRKALGGSTAGELGDARVILWHGFCSVHRRFTVDQIAQARIDHPGVQVIVHPECPMPVVDAADAAGSTDFIVKAIQAAPAGSTFAIGTEINLVQRLAAEYPQHTIFCLDPVVCPCSTMYRIHPGYLAWVLEELVAGRVVNRITVADDVAEPARVALERMLAAKPPVAAPQPVAGA
- a CDS encoding NUDIX hydrolase, which produces MPQQTKPIGEVPTRLAVSTVIFALRPDRSGRPVLWTPLVRRTREPQLGLWALPGGWLPPAEELEAAAARTLRLTTGLAPTYLEQLYTFGEVDRSPGARVVSVVYWALVQSDEAARATAGPNVRWVPADTLPGLAFDHNRIIEYALWRLRTKVEYSQIAHAFLGETFTLAELREVVEAVLQRPLDPANFRRTMLASGRLRETGERLAGARNRPPKLYRYDSTALAATPEPTARTESLRERPAS
- the gcvT gene encoding glycine cleavage system aminomethyltransferase GcvT; its protein translation is MTNEPGTTSLESSSTERLSPLDAVHRAAGASFTDFAGWQMPVRYSSDLAEHHAVRTAAGLFDLSHMGEIVLIGPQAAAALDHALAGRLSAIEIGQAKYSLLLAEDGGIIDDLVVYRTGDDRYMVVANASNAAVVADELRTRAAGFDTIVSDESDDVALIALQGPDARAVLLETPGFGIDGPGNDEEDFDAKLEALKYYRAFPATFEGEPVLVARTGYTGEDGFELYLAPERAARLWEALAETGGPRVTPCGLASRDTLRLEAGMPLYGHELSRDILPVQAGLGRVVALAKPDAFVGRAAIERGPAADAPVLVGLAAEGRRAARADYEIYDGEGADATRIGVVTSGALSPTLGHPIAMALVAPDAAEPGRELFVDVRGTRVAASVVALPFYKRTATA
- the gcvH gene encoding glycine cleavage system protein GcvH, producing the protein MTDQTALHYTEEHEWIAIDGDVATIGITDYAADKLGDVVFVELPAAGTTVTEGTVVGEIESTKSVGELFAPVSGEVVEANQTVVDSPELVNSDPFGEGRLIKVNASSLPKFLTHAEYRALVGE
- the gcvP gene encoding aminomethyl-transferring glycine dehydrogenase, coding for MSTPTSSAFDLDAFGRRHIGTSPSDHGLMLAELGYDSLDALMAAAVPTSIRMGEVLNSAIPAAATEREALAELAALAEQNTVRTSMIGLGYSGTVTPSVIQRNVLENPSWYTAYTPYQPEISQGRLEALINFQTMVTDLTGLDTANASMLDEGTAVVEGMLLARRASKSTSNRFVVDADVLPQTLALLESRSEAVGIELVVADLVEGTDVAAFGEHFGLFVQYPGASGRVWNPASVIAASKAQGALAVAAADLLALALITSPGELGADVAVGTSQRFGVPMGFGGPHAGYMAVRKGLERQLPGRLVGVSKDAVGAPAYRLTLQAREQHIRREKATSNICTAQVLLAVMASMYAVYHGPRGIRHIAVSTAAKATALAEVLTGYGLTLAHDTYFDTIRVHVPGLAGNIVERARALGVNVWEADEATVHVAVDETTTEAELSLVAQAFGLPERTEVAVETATLPAVASGELRRTSGYLEHPVFNTHHSETQMMRYLKTLADRDYALDRGMIPLGSCTMKLNAATEMQSVTWPEFANLHPFAPEADVVGTLGLIEQLETWLAEVTGYDTVSLQPNAGSQGELAGLLAIRGYHHANGETERTVCLIPSSAHGTNAASAVLAGMRVVVVATDELGNVDLDDLRAKIAEHAANLAALMITYPSTHGVYEHEVKTITQAVHDAGGQVYVDGANLNALLGFARFGDFGGDVSHLNLHKTFCIPHGGGGPGVGPVAAKAHLAPYLPGHPMAQRADHSGGVTHDGGPVSAAPYGSPSILPISWAYVRMMGSEGLKQATASAVLAANFVASRLREHYPVLYTGDNGLVAHECILDLRPLTAATGVTVDDVAKRLVDYGFHAPTMSFPVAGTLMIEPTESEDLAELERFVEAMVAIKAEADAVAAGEWPADDNPLVNAPHTAESVIAGEWAHAYTREQAVYPVHSLVRGKYWVPVRRIDQAFGDRNLVCACPPVEAFA
- a CDS encoding CPBP family intramembrane glutamic endopeptidase, whose product is MSSARRLRLEVVIVLGLSLGASAVYSIVSIIAKVTAETPLGEQSVALNPSRAPREWLDFTYQFLDVFFGLFAVALVLYLLWAPGTNPFRCIGLDLTRPGRDAASGVLLVLAIGVPGLALYALGRSGGITVAVEASPADWLWWTVPILVFRALEAALTEEVIVVGYLFTRFRELGVGPWATILSSAVLRGTYHLYQGFGPFFGNVAMGVVFGWCYQRWGRTMPLVIAHWILDVVSFVGYPLAVGWWPEFFAVSAG
- a CDS encoding peptide ABC transporter substrate-binding protein, with translation MKIKRIGVAAIALAAAGALTLSGCTSGGADPSAPAGDATAVITTNGSEPQNPLIPTNTNEVGGGKILDAIFAGLVYYDAKGAAHNDVAESIETDDAQNYTIKLKADQKFTNGEPVTAASFVDAWNYGADTANEQLSQYFFESIKGFSYEESVPELPGLVVVDDTTFTVELNQPESDFPLRLGYSAFYPLPESAFEDLATFGENPVGNGAYMLDGEGAWKHNEKIDLVVNPDYDGPRKAVNGGLDIIFYASQDAAYADLQGGNLDVLDAIPDSALATFQDEFGDRSVTQAAAIFQSFTIPARLPHFSGEEGNLRRQAISMAINRDEITDVIFAGTRTPAHDFTSPVIDGYSEEIPGSEVLDYNPEEAKKLWAEADAIAPWDGTFKIAYNADGGHQAWVDAVANGLKNDLGIDAAGDPYPTFAEARTKITDRTIQTAFRSGWQADYPALFNFLGPLYGTGAGSNDGDYSNPEVDTLLKEGLSETDIAAANEKFQSAQEILFQDLPAVPLWYSTVNGAWSEVVNDVEFGWNSVPLYNQITKSE